A stretch of Paludisphaera borealis DNA encodes these proteins:
- a CDS encoding HK97 family phage prohead protease, which produces MSFKYRRRVAESPGLQTRAEGDSQPRKLTGHAAVFGEWYVICESPTMVIREVIRPGAFSNAINEKQDVRCLVDHCPSQILGRTRAGTLTLSEDAQGLFFECTPPDTQVARDVTTNIDAGNVSQCSFAFVPRDGGETVTQRTENGVTTVEYEVTDVDLYDVSVVTYPAYESTDVEVRSKELAKYVKDEWLKQRRNELDRLAAVAAK; this is translated from the coding sequence ATATCGACGCCGGGTCGCCGAAAGCCCCGGATTGCAGACGCGGGCCGAGGGCGATTCCCAACCCCGCAAACTGACCGGCCATGCGGCTGTGTTCGGTGAGTGGTACGTTATCTGTGAATCGCCGACGATGGTGATCCGCGAGGTTATCCGGCCTGGCGCCTTCAGTAACGCGATCAACGAAAAACAGGATGTCCGCTGCCTCGTGGACCACTGCCCGTCTCAGATTCTCGGCCGAACCCGCGCCGGAACCCTGACGCTGTCCGAGGACGCGCAGGGGCTTTTCTTTGAATGCACGCCGCCCGATACGCAGGTGGCCCGCGACGTGACGACCAACATCGACGCCGGCAACGTTTCCCAGTGCTCGTTCGCATTCGTCCCCCGCGACGGCGGCGAGACGGTCACCCAGCGAACCGAGAACGGCGTGACCACGGTCGAGTACGAGGTGACCGACGTCGACCTGTACGACGTCAGCGTCGTCACTTATCCGGCCTACGAATCGACAGACGTCGAAGTCCGCTCGAAAGAGCTGGCCAAGTACGTCAAGGACGAGTGGCTGAAGCAGCGCCGCAACGAACTGGACCGCCTCGCCGCCGTCGCCGCCAAGTAA